One region of Natronorubrum aibiense genomic DNA includes:
- a CDS encoding ArsR/SmtB family transcription factor gives MDSAELLDLLGNENRRRILRLLARKPCYVTEISDYLGVSPKAVIEHLRKLEDAGLIESRVDDQRRKYFHIARHVRLEVNVSPYGFASKSAYPANSNLDMTACRHLTLDVFADETDELDDLLRVLEDLEQLENELSLAQRWVQGQLCDVLDRISETAGTGPESRIYADVLASIRTEPKSVGKLSRDVDAPREVVAELLESMADEGIVQRTERGWELTASE, from the coding sequence ATGGATTCCGCCGAACTGCTGGATTTGCTGGGAAACGAAAACCGGAGACGCATTCTCCGGTTGCTCGCCCGCAAACCCTGTTACGTCACCGAAATCTCTGATTATCTCGGCGTGAGTCCCAAAGCGGTCATCGAACATCTCCGAAAACTCGAGGATGCCGGCTTGATCGAGAGCCGGGTCGACGATCAACGGCGGAAGTACTTCCATATCGCTCGCCACGTTCGCCTCGAGGTCAACGTTTCGCCGTATGGCTTCGCGAGTAAGAGCGCCTATCCCGCAAACAGTAATCTGGATATGACGGCTTGTCGACATCTCACGCTCGACGTGTTCGCCGACGAGACGGACGAACTCGACGACCTGTTGCGCGTGCTCGAGGACTTAGAGCAACTCGAGAACGAGCTTTCGCTGGCCCAGCGGTGGGTTCAGGGCCAGCTCTGTGACGTGCTCGATCGCATCTCAGAAACGGCCGGGACTGGCCCCGAAAGCCGGATCTACGCCGACGTGCTGGCGAGCATTCGAACGGAGCCGAAGTCGGTCGGCAAACTCAGCCGGGACGTCGACGCGCCCCGTGAGGTCGTTGCCGAACTGCTCGAGTCGATGGCCGATGAAGGGATCGTCCAGCGGACCGAACGCGGCTGGGAACTCACTGCGAGTGAGTAA
- a CDS encoding ATP-binding protein: MILVICGPSGAGKTTIANALSARLEARGEAASLHHSDAFSSRTYERLYERARADPDDTITIVDGTFYKRRWQTQFRTLEDVRFVHVTASLETCLERNRSRADPIDEQGIHVVYREFTEPDAALEIDTDDCAVETAVDRIEDALEAWGWLEDDA, translated from the coding sequence GTGATCCTCGTTATCTGCGGACCGTCCGGTGCGGGCAAAACCACGATCGCAAACGCACTCTCCGCGCGACTCGAGGCCCGCGGCGAGGCCGCCTCCCTCCACCACTCCGATGCGTTCTCGAGTCGAACCTACGAGCGGTTGTACGAGCGTGCCCGCGCCGACCCGGACGACACGATCACCATCGTCGACGGCACGTTCTACAAGCGCCGATGGCAGACCCAGTTTCGAACCCTCGAGGACGTCCGATTCGTCCACGTCACGGCGAGCCTCGAGACTTGCCTCGAGCGGAACCGATCGCGAGCCGACCCGATCGACGAGCAGGGCATCCACGTCGTCTATCGAGAGTTCACAGAGCCCGACGCTGCCCTCGAAATCGATACCGACGACTGCGCCGTCGAGACGGCCGTCGATCGGATCGAGGATGCCCTCGAGGCGTGGGGCTGGCTCGAGGACGACGCGTGA
- a CDS encoding DUF456 domain-containing protein has translation MLSAVQVLVMSNRSDEVTESRDTDDLLEETDRLLSDAGFEAADAEPSPSAATDQSDVAAGAAHDRESTTASSRLAGLRSWLAVDTYFSPKAFVAFVLLLGAGLFAGATVIPIAGRIIGILGVAFTIGLLSSKRRYLELTAAGTAVGAVSAVASHAFLAVAGSFQAVVAVGVTVGLVASLVGYYFGRDLRDGLTREI, from the coding sequence ATGCTGTCGGCGGTCCAAGTCCTCGTCATGAGCAACCGCTCGGACGAGGTCACCGAGAGCCGCGACACCGACGACCTCCTCGAGGAGACGGATCGGCTGCTCTCGGATGCCGGATTCGAGGCCGCAGACGCCGAGCCGTCGCCGTCGGCCGCCACCGACCAGTCCGATGTGGCCGCTGGCGCCGCACACGACCGCGAGTCGACGACTGCGTCTTCACGGCTTGCGGGGCTTCGGTCGTGGCTTGCGGTGGATACCTACTTCTCGCCGAAGGCGTTTGTCGCGTTCGTCCTGCTGCTCGGCGCGGGACTGTTCGCCGGTGCGACGGTGATTCCGATCGCCGGGCGAATTATCGGCATCCTCGGCGTCGCGTTCACGATCGGTCTCCTCTCGTCCAAACGACGGTATCTCGAGCTGACGGCCGCTGGGACAGCGGTCGGCGCAGTTTCGGCAGTCGCAAGTCACGCCTTTCTCGCCGTTGCGGGGTCGTTTCAGGCCGTCGTCGCGGTCGGTGTGACCGTCGGGTTGGTCGCGTCGCTCGTCGGCTACTACTTCGGTCGCGACTTGCGAGACGGGTTGACCCGCGAAATTTGA
- the gatD gene encoding Glu-tRNA(Gln) amidotransferase subunit GatD, whose protein sequence is MNPGDRVRVDRADRTYEGVLLPSSTDDHLVVKLEGGYNIGIDRAEADVELLAEDVYEIDGTDATGDDGASEIEFDDDLPTISLISTGGTIASTVDYRTGAVTAQFDAEDVLRAVPDLAGRANYRGRVVANILSENMEPPLWQDLADAVAEEIEAGADGVVVMHGTDTMQYSASALSFMLETPVPIVFTGSQRSADRPSSDNVMNAVSAVEAAKSDCAEVLVCMHATESDDVCALHRGTRVRKNHTSRRDAFETVGAKPLGEVEYDTEEITFRRDYQQRGAVDLERATALESDVELLKFTPGMDPAFLDVVEGSEGLIIEGTGLGHVHTDLIPRIEELIENGTTTVMTSQCLSGRVCDRVYDTGRDLLEAGVVEAGDTLPGTAKVKLMWALANSEDVEEAMGTSLAGEIQDRSVPWE, encoded by the coding sequence ATGAATCCAGGCGATCGCGTTCGCGTCGACCGCGCGGATCGCACGTACGAAGGCGTGTTACTCCCCTCGAGCACGGACGACCACCTCGTCGTGAAACTCGAGGGCGGCTACAACATCGGTATCGATCGCGCCGAGGCCGACGTCGAACTACTCGCGGAGGACGTCTACGAGATCGACGGCACCGATGCAACGGGCGACGACGGTGCCTCGGAGATCGAGTTCGACGACGACTTGCCGACGATCTCGCTCATCTCAACGGGTGGCACGATCGCGTCGACGGTCGACTACCGCACGGGTGCGGTGACGGCCCAGTTCGACGCCGAAGACGTTCTGCGCGCCGTGCCGGATCTGGCAGGCCGAGCCAACTACCGCGGGCGCGTCGTCGCCAACATCCTCTCGGAGAACATGGAACCGCCGCTCTGGCAGGATCTCGCCGACGCCGTCGCCGAGGAGATCGAGGCCGGGGCCGACGGCGTCGTCGTCATGCACGGCACCGACACGATGCAGTACTCCGCGTCTGCGCTGTCCTTTATGCTCGAGACGCCCGTGCCGATCGTCTTTACGGGCTCCCAGCGCTCGGCCGACCGACCGTCCTCCGATAACGTGATGAACGCCGTTTCGGCCGTCGAAGCCGCGAAAAGCGACTGCGCAGAGGTGCTGGTCTGTATGCACGCGACCGAGAGCGACGACGTCTGTGCGCTCCACCGCGGCACGCGCGTCCGGAAGAACCACACCTCTCGGCGGGACGCCTTCGAGACCGTCGGTGCGAAACCGCTCGGCGAGGTCGAGTACGATACCGAGGAGATCACGTTCCGTCGTGACTACCAGCAGCGCGGCGCAGTCGACCTCGAGCGAGCCACCGCCCTCGAGAGCGACGTCGAACTGCTCAAGTTCACACCCGGGATGGACCCCGCCTTCCTCGACGTCGTCGAGGGCAGCGAGGGCCTGATCATCGAGGGCACCGGCCTCGGCCACGTCCACACCGATCTCATCCCCCGGATCGAAGAACTGATCGAAAACGGGACGACGACCGTCATGACGAGTCAGTGTCTCTCCGGCCGGGTCTGTGACCGGGTCTACGATACGGGTCGGGACCTGCTCGAGGCGGGTGTCGTCGAAGCCGGTGACACCCTCCCCGGAACGGCGAAAGTCAAACTGATGTGGGCACTCGCGAACAGCGAGGACGTCGAAGAGGCGATGGGGACGTCGCTGGCCGGCGAGATTCAGGATCGGTCGGTGCCCTGGGAGTAG
- a CDS encoding Vms1/Ankzf1 family peptidyl-tRNA hydrolase: MLDELLGRASLKARIDELEEENERLRKRYEAESDRRSDAVTARQDAEAEVNRLEDRIAQLEGELERVDDENGGLEVRRREQLRGSRLAEVVDRLTSFRTGPEGALTAVVGDDGLVGLRDEIADDLEDVLGERAALVNDAAPCVVCADDAGLISVTLEPPVSLDGDHRASWRDRFALEREWVLPTGRYALALVRADLFALGIYDGDERIDYHGFESDVKGSHSKGGFSQARFERIRDDQIDDHLERCADALATHVPDDVDRLFVVGQRGVVGTLVDDAGLEPAGTAAVDATGDPKPALEDAHRSFWTTELRVL, translated from the coding sequence ATGCTCGATGAGTTGCTCGGCCGCGCCTCGCTGAAAGCGCGCATCGACGAACTCGAGGAGGAAAACGAGCGACTGCGAAAGCGCTACGAGGCCGAGTCCGACCGCCGGTCGGACGCCGTCACGGCCAGACAGGACGCCGAGGCGGAGGTGAACCGACTCGAGGACCGCATCGCCCAACTCGAGGGCGAACTCGAGCGAGTGGACGACGAGAACGGCGGTCTCGAGGTGCGCCGTCGCGAACAGCTTCGCGGGAGTCGACTCGCCGAGGTGGTCGACCGATTAACGTCGTTCCGGACGGGTCCTGAAGGCGCGTTGACGGCAGTCGTCGGCGACGACGGTCTCGTGGGACTTCGCGATGAGATCGCCGACGACCTCGAGGACGTCCTCGGCGAGCGAGCCGCGCTCGTCAACGATGCTGCCCCCTGCGTAGTGTGTGCCGACGATGCTGGCCTCATTAGCGTCACGCTCGAGCCACCAGTGAGTCTCGACGGAGACCACCGGGCCAGCTGGAGGGATCGCTTCGCACTCGAGCGCGAGTGGGTCCTCCCGACCGGCCGCTATGCGCTTGCGCTCGTACGGGCCGACCTGTTCGCGCTCGGGATCTACGACGGCGACGAGCGCATCGACTACCACGGGTTCGAAAGCGACGTCAAGGGTAGCCACTCGAAAGGCGGCTTCTCGCAGGCCCGATTCGAGCGTATCCGCGACGACCAGATCGACGACCACCTCGAGCGCTGTGCGGACGCGCTCGCAACACACGTCCCCGACGACGTCGACCGGCTGTTCGTCGTCGGCCAGCGCGGCGTCGTCGGGACGCTCGTGGACGACGCCGGCCTTGAGCCAGCCGGGACGGCCGCTGTCGACGCGACCGGCGACCCGAAACCGGCGCTCGAGGACGCCCATCGGTCGTTCTGGACGACGGAACTGCGGGTGCTCTGA
- a CDS encoding ICP22 family protein, with the protein MTTTRSVALLVLVATVGLTVAPIASGAVVGALTDETTADETTADTEPPESEANTSVSMFMQSSAADTENTVEDGMFEAKYDAADNDSRSALVRDRTASLEQRLEDLEAEREQLRDQKDDLPRGEYQARMTRLAVEIDSLERSAGNVENRAHGSDVEDRLAQLRENASALRGPEVAEIARGLGGRNGPAGGPAGNSGPPTETPGTGPNAETGPNAETGPNAETGPQEPPSGNGPNTETEVDSGPQANQPETEPNAGAGDDTESEATAETGSNADSSPGSNGGNGSGNDQL; encoded by the coding sequence ATGACCACCACTCGGTCGGTTGCGCTCCTCGTGTTGGTCGCCACGGTCGGGCTCACGGTCGCCCCGATCGCGAGCGGTGCCGTCGTGGGAGCGTTAACGGACGAGACGACTGCCGACGAGACGACTGCCGACACCGAACCTCCCGAGTCGGAGGCGAACACCTCCGTCTCGATGTTCATGCAATCCAGTGCAGCCGATACCGAGAACACCGTCGAAGACGGGATGTTCGAGGCGAAGTACGACGCCGCCGACAACGACAGTCGGTCGGCGCTCGTTCGCGACCGAACGGCCTCCTTAGAGCAGCGACTCGAGGACCTCGAGGCCGAACGCGAGCAGCTCCGCGACCAAAAAGACGACCTCCCCCGTGGAGAGTATCAGGCTCGAATGACGCGTCTGGCGGTCGAGATCGACTCGCTCGAGCGATCCGCCGGGAACGTCGAGAACCGAGCACACGGAAGCGACGTCGAGGACCGACTCGCCCAGCTTCGAGAAAACGCGTCGGCGCTTCGCGGCCCCGAAGTAGCCGAAATCGCGCGGGGCCTCGGTGGCAGGAACGGACCTGCCGGCGGCCCGGCCGGCAACTCCGGACCGCCGACAGAGACGCCGGGAACCGGACCGAACGCCGAAACCGGACCGAACGCCGAAACCGGACCGAACGCCGAAACCGGACCACAGGAACCACCATCTGGGAACGGTCCGAACACCGAGACGGAGGTAGATTCCGGTCCGCAGGCAAACCAGCCCGAAACCGAACCGAACGCCGGGGCCGGGGACGACACCGAGTCGGAAGCCACCGCAGAAACGGGATCGAATGCTGACTCGAGTCCCGGCTCGAACGGCGGAAATGGATCGGGTAACGATCAGTTGTAA
- a CDS encoding dipeptide epimerase has protein sequence MSLETSFERRSLPLEYPFTIARGTETESEVVTVHVEDEDGRVGIGGAGPSPHYGETVATVEAVLPDLLAVVEEIDDPHNLARIERRMRETVERNPAARTAVSIACHDLAAKRLDVPLYRYWGLDPADTLETSYTIGIDDTESMREKTETALERGYGRLKVKLGTDRDIEIIRTIRSVAPDVDLFVDANEAWTPREAVRKIERLTEFDLEFVEQPVPAENCEGLRFVYERSALPIAADESCVTLEDIPQIADRCDIANLKLMKCGGLREAKRMIHTARAHGLEVMCGCMTESNASIAAAAHLAPLLDYADLDGSLLLADDPYDGVPMPDGRIDLADLERAGTGAVLE, from the coding sequence ATGAGCCTCGAGACGTCGTTCGAACGGCGCTCGCTCCCCCTCGAGTACCCGTTCACGATCGCGCGCGGAACCGAGACCGAATCCGAGGTCGTCACGGTCCACGTCGAAGACGAGGACGGACGGGTCGGTATCGGCGGCGCAGGGCCGTCTCCGCATTACGGCGAGACCGTCGCCACCGTTGAGGCCGTCCTGCCGGACCTGCTCGCCGTCGTCGAGGAAATCGACGACCCGCACAACCTCGCGCGGATCGAACGCCGCATGCGCGAGACGGTCGAGCGCAACCCGGCCGCCCGAACCGCGGTCAGCATCGCCTGTCACGACCTCGCGGCGAAACGTCTGGACGTCCCCCTCTATCGGTACTGGGGGCTCGACCCCGCCGACACGCTCGAGACCTCCTACACCATCGGAATTGACGACACGGAGTCGATGCGCGAGAAGACGGAGACGGCGCTCGAGCGCGGCTACGGTCGCTTGAAGGTCAAACTCGGCACGGATCGGGATATCGAGATCATCCGGACGATCCGGTCGGTCGCCCCCGACGTCGACCTCTTCGTCGACGCCAACGAGGCCTGGACGCCACGTGAGGCAGTCAGGAAGATCGAGCGGCTGACCGAGTTCGACCTCGAGTTCGTCGAACAGCCCGTGCCCGCCGAGAACTGCGAGGGCCTGCGGTTCGTCTACGAGCGCTCGGCGCTGCCGATCGCCGCCGACGAGTCCTGTGTGACGCTCGAGGATATCCCACAGATCGCCGATCGCTGTGACATCGCGAACCTGAAACTCATGAAGTGTGGCGGCCTTCGGGAAGCAAAACGGATGATCCACACCGCTCGTGCCCACGGTCTCGAGGTCATGTGTGGCTGTATGACCGAGTCCAACGCCTCGATCGCGGCGGCGGCCCACCTTGCGCCGCTGCTCGACTACGCCGACCTCGACGGCTCGCTGTTGCTCGCCGACGATCCATACGACGGCGTCCCGATGCCCGACGGTCGGATCGACCTCGCGGACCTCGAGCGAGCGGGCACCGGCGCGGTCCTCGAGTAG
- a CDS encoding DUF5802 family protein, translating into MFEVFSRSYYLGRLYVTPTDGDHALMDSAQHERINEELYASGEGIERLDAPLVMKLESQHFSVHGDDAVPTNTLAVPESLLEGTDVRNPPSLREVLLARRERAQQLLAFTGEWSAPGTDPSNVGT; encoded by the coding sequence ATGTTCGAGGTGTTTTCGCGGAGCTACTATCTCGGACGACTCTACGTGACTCCGACCGACGGGGACCACGCCCTCATGGATAGCGCTCAACACGAGCGAATCAACGAAGAACTCTACGCGAGCGGCGAGGGGATCGAGCGTCTCGACGCGCCACTGGTGATGAAACTCGAGTCCCAGCACTTCTCGGTCCACGGCGACGACGCCGTCCCGACGAACACGCTCGCGGTCCCCGAGTCGCTGCTCGAAGGGACCGACGTTCGAAACCCACCCTCACTTCGCGAGGTGTTGCTCGCCCGGCGCGAACGCGCCCAACAGTTGCTCGCGTTCACCGGCGAGTGGTCGGCCCCCGGAACCGACCCGTCGAACGTCGGAACCTAG
- a CDS encoding DUF1611 domain-containing protein, with product MRVAILAHEKFPDRAKTALGVLRYADYEAVAVLDRETAGQRVNDFVSDVQDAPIYESMADLEADEVDALLIGIAPIGGGFEESWREDVRTALENGCDIISGLHYFLAEDEEFAELAAENDCELRDVRKPSDDLTVSQGVADEVDAEVILTVGTDCSVGKMTVSMELARDAREAGYDAAVIPTGQTGIMIEGWGNPIDRVVSDFTAGAVEEMILEKGDEHDYLFVEGQGSIVHPAYSAVTCGILHGSMADKLVLCHDAGREAIHGYESFPLPDLPTYVDLYENLAAPVAGSEVVAGALNTSALKDDEAREAVDAYADAIDVPATDVVRFDSETVLDALL from the coding sequence ATGCGCGTCGCAATTCTCGCACACGAGAAGTTCCCCGACCGAGCCAAAACCGCACTGGGCGTCCTCCGATATGCCGACTACGAAGCCGTCGCCGTCCTCGACCGCGAGACCGCGGGCCAGCGCGTCAACGACTTCGTCTCCGACGTTCAGGACGCACCGATCTACGAATCGATGGCCGACCTCGAGGCCGACGAGGTCGACGCCCTGCTGATCGGCATCGCGCCGATCGGCGGTGGCTTCGAGGAAAGCTGGCGCGAGGACGTCCGCACCGCCCTCGAGAACGGCTGTGACATTATCTCCGGGCTGCACTACTTCCTCGCCGAGGACGAGGAGTTCGCCGAACTCGCCGCCGAGAACGACTGTGAACTTCGGGACGTCCGAAAACCGAGCGACGACCTGACGGTCAGTCAGGGTGTCGCCGACGAGGTCGACGCCGAGGTTATCCTCACCGTCGGCACCGACTGCTCGGTCGGCAAGATGACCGTCTCGATGGAACTCGCCCGCGATGCCCGCGAGGCCGGCTACGACGCCGCCGTGATCCCGACCGGCCAGACGGGTATCATGATCGAAGGCTGGGGCAACCCGATCGACCGGGTCGTCAGCGACTTCACCGCAGGAGCCGTCGAGGAGATGATCCTCGAGAAAGGCGACGAACACGACTACCTATTCGTCGAAGGGCAGGGTAGCATCGTCCACCCCGCTTACTCTGCCGTGACCTGTGGCATCCTCCACGGCTCGATGGCGGACAAACTCGTGCTCTGTCACGACGCCGGCCGCGAGGCGATCCACGGCTACGAGTCGTTCCCGCTTCCCGACCTGCCGACGTACGTCGACCTCTACGAGAATCTCGCCGCGCCCGTCGCCGGCAGTGAAGTCGTCGCCGGCGCGCTCAACACGTCCGCTCTCAAGGACGACGAGGCCCGCGAGGCGGTCGACGCGTATGCCGACGCGATCGACGTCCCCGCGACGGACGTCGTTCGGTTCGACAGCGAGACGGTCCTCGACGCGCTGCTATGA
- a CDS encoding DMT family transporter, whose protein sequence is MIDRRTLGFFLLSSLFFGGTFVAAKAGLEYFPPLLFVALRFDVAALVMLGYVVMTVSYDDLRPKTHGDVLGILATGGLVIGLANALIFVGQQYATSAVGAIVFSLNPILTPVFAAVLLSDERLSPRGAVGMVLGLLGVALVVNPDPANLLGGDALGRAILFAGAVSAALGAVLIRRVGSSATLSSTVRVAWGLPIAAALSHGFALATGESLGAITWSTGGLLALAYVSLVAGVLAYIAYFGLLESTGAIQANLIFYVVPVVATVGGAAVLGESIAPLAVVGFLTIFAGFAVLGSESVDVRSWLPAWAIDTPPADESPVSEEPRGYRSD, encoded by the coding sequence GTGATCGATCGCCGGACGCTCGGGTTTTTCCTCCTCTCGAGTCTGTTCTTCGGGGGGACGTTCGTCGCCGCGAAAGCCGGCCTCGAGTACTTTCCACCGCTTTTGTTCGTCGCGTTACGGTTCGACGTGGCGGCGCTGGTCATGCTCGGCTACGTGGTAATGACCGTCTCCTACGACGACCTGCGGCCCAAAACGCACGGCGACGTGCTGGGTATCCTCGCGACTGGCGGGCTCGTGATCGGGCTGGCGAACGCGCTCATCTTCGTCGGCCAGCAGTACGCGACCAGCGCCGTCGGCGCGATCGTCTTCAGTCTCAATCCGATCTTGACGCCCGTGTTCGCGGCCGTTCTCCTCTCCGACGAGCGACTCTCACCTCGCGGCGCGGTCGGAATGGTCCTCGGCCTGCTGGGTGTTGCACTCGTGGTCAACCCCGACCCTGCGAACCTGCTGGGCGGGGACGCCCTCGGTCGCGCGATCCTGTTCGCCGGCGCGGTTAGCGCGGCCCTCGGGGCCGTCCTCATCCGCCGGGTCGGCTCGAGTGCCACCCTCTCGAGTACAGTTCGAGTCGCGTGGGGACTGCCTATCGCTGCGGCGCTGTCACACGGCTTTGCGCTGGCAACCGGCGAGTCACTCGGCGCGATCACGTGGTCGACCGGCGGTCTTCTCGCGCTCGCGTACGTCAGCCTCGTCGCCGGCGTCCTCGCCTACATCGCCTACTTCGGGCTGCTCGAGTCGACGGGGGCGATCCAGGCCAACCTGATCTTCTACGTCGTCCCGGTCGTCGCGACGGTCGGCGGCGCGGCAGTACTCGGCGAGTCGATCGCGCCGCTGGCGGTCGTCGGCTTCCTGACGATCTTCGCCGGCTTCGCCGTTCTCGGCAGCGAATCCGTCGACGTTCGATCGTGGCTTCCCGCATGGGCGATCGACACGCCCCCCGCAGACGAGAGTCCGGTCTCCGAGGAGCCACGCGGCTATCGTTCCGACTGA
- a CDS encoding alpha/beta fold hydrolase: protein MFGRDTERGYDGIDVAGPADGTPIVFVHGAMFTRTMWRPQQRGLSDAYRVVAPDLPGHGVRASETFQMEPAIGVLEDAIERHTDGNPVLVGLSLGGYVATEYAYHNPADVDGLVLTGSSANPVGGMETLTRGFGGLARLATKPELGNRLVERLGEQWVRNRDLPTDTEAAIIDAGIYPRQFGNAGPPLAGEDFRAKLSTYPGPTLILNGEHDKVMRRGEREHASAAQDARIEVLAGVGHICNLHRPETYTSRVRNFVQQRVPSQR, encoded by the coding sequence ATGTTCGGACGCGACACCGAGCGCGGATACGATGGAATCGACGTCGCTGGCCCGGCTGATGGCACCCCGATCGTGTTCGTCCACGGTGCGATGTTCACGCGAACGATGTGGCGGCCCCAACAGCGCGGCTTATCGGACGCCTATCGCGTCGTGGCCCCGGATCTACCGGGCCACGGCGTGCGGGCGAGCGAGACATTTCAAATGGAGCCCGCGATCGGCGTTCTCGAGGACGCCATCGAGCGCCATACCGACGGCAACCCGGTGCTCGTGGGGCTCTCACTCGGCGGCTACGTCGCGACGGAGTACGCTTATCACAATCCCGCCGACGTCGATGGGCTGGTGTTGACCGGTTCAAGTGCGAACCCGGTGGGTGGGATGGAGACGCTCACTCGAGGCTTCGGTGGGCTCGCTCGACTCGCGACGAAACCGGAACTCGGCAACCGGCTCGTCGAGCGACTCGGCGAGCAGTGGGTTCGCAACCGGGACCTACCGACGGATACCGAGGCGGCGATCATCGACGCCGGGATCTACCCGCGGCAGTTCGGAAACGCGGGCCCGCCTCTCGCAGGTGAGGACTTTCGTGCGAAGCTGTCGACCTATCCCGGCCCGACGCTCATACTCAACGGCGAACACGACAAGGTCATGCGTCGCGGCGAGCGAGAGCACGCCAGCGCGGCACAGGACGCCCGCATCGAGGTGCTCGCGGGTGTCGGACACATCTGCAACCTCCACCGACCGGAGACGTACACGTCGCGCGTCCGGAACTTCGTCCAACAGCGAGTACCGAGCCAGCGGTGA
- a CDS encoding cupin domain-containing protein, whose amino-acid sequence MGYDTATKTDPESVVPEEFGGMWFLKDELETDHLGFSILELEPGGKGKAHDETESGQEEIYHVVAGTVDIELGDGDETVTLEEDDLVRLDPEERRQIFNRGDERAKLVLVGAPR is encoded by the coding sequence ATGGGCTACGATACCGCAACGAAGACCGATCCGGAGTCAGTCGTTCCCGAGGAGTTCGGCGGCATGTGGTTTCTCAAAGACGAACTCGAGACCGACCACCTCGGCTTTTCGATCCTCGAACTCGAACCCGGTGGCAAAGGCAAAGCACACGACGAGACCGAGAGCGGACAGGAAGAGATCTACCACGTGGTCGCCGGCACGGTCGACATCGAGTTAGGCGACGGCGACGAGACGGTGACGCTCGAGGAAGACGATCTGGTCCGACTGGATCCCGAGGAGCGCCGACAGATCTTCAACCGCGGTGACGAGCGCGCGAAACTCGTATTGGTCGGCGCACCACGCTAG
- a CDS encoding helix-turn-helix transcriptional regulator: MESELEEIEFLALSANRVDVLRLLAERAHTRNELASETGASQATLGRILSDLQERSWIRRSGSEYVATATGELVASGFLDLQHIIETERRLRDVVDYLPAEAMGFDLERLADATITTPSQTRPNAPLSRLLGLLEEAEDVRTVSHAFNEQTITVVQRRTGTGDQTFTGVFSQRAIEALAADPELRGRLETLLETDTASIRVRDGDVPLAVMLLDDVVYLLLRDDDGVLRASIDTDDDVVRSWAQETIDDYWADATPLDLEDDEFSA; the protein is encoded by the coding sequence ATGGAATCCGAACTCGAGGAAATCGAGTTCCTCGCACTCTCGGCGAACCGCGTCGACGTGCTTAGATTGCTCGCCGAACGGGCACACACGCGCAACGAACTGGCCAGCGAGACGGGCGCTTCGCAGGCGACGCTCGGGCGCATCCTCAGTGACCTTCAGGAACGGTCGTGGATCCGTCGTTCGGGCAGCGAGTACGTGGCGACCGCGACGGGTGAACTCGTCGCGTCGGGATTTCTCGACCTCCAGCACATCATCGAGACCGAGCGACGACTCCGCGACGTCGTCGACTATCTGCCGGCCGAAGCGATGGGCTTCGACCTCGAGCGACTGGCCGATGCGACGATCACGACGCCGAGCCAGACCCGGCCGAACGCACCGCTGTCCCGATTGCTCGGATTGCTCGAGGAGGCCGAGGACGTCCGGACAGTCTCGCACGCGTTCAACGAGCAGACGATCACTGTCGTCCAGCGACGGACGGGGACGGGCGACCAGACGTTCACCGGCGTCTTCTCGCAGCGTGCGATCGAGGCGCTCGCAGCCGATCCGGAGCTTCGCGGCCGCCTCGAGACGCTACTCGAAACTGATACCGCGTCGATACGCGTTCGCGACGGCGACGTCCCGCTCGCGGTCATGCTCCTCGATGACGTCGTCTACCTGCTTTTGCGGGACGACGACGGCGTCTTGCGCGCATCGATCGATACCGACGACGACGTGGTCCGCTCGTGGGCACAGGAGACGATCGACGACTACTGGGCCGATGCAACGCCGCTCGACCTCGAGGACGACGAGTTTTCAGCGTGA